The Bartonella birtlesii IBS 325 genome has a window encoding:
- a CDS encoding uracil-DNA glycosylase produces the protein MLNQTPCSISYEELLNFYKESGVDAVLTDLPVDRFNQAVSLEKKSIQTVNISHNQQTSPTIKSSNHLLPTPSIIQDKPSTVDSVKHAKTLDELKSVLLAFNGCSLKLTAKNTCFSDGTAGSPLMLIGEAPGREEDIQGVPFVGKAGMLLNKILASIGLTRENVYIANTIPWRPPGNRTPTPREVALCRPFIEKQIHLAKPRILVALGGVATQFLTGAQNGIIRTRGKWFTYEREDNTKIPVMPTFHPAYLLRTPSQKKLTWMDFLEVKNRLDNLP, from the coding sequence ATGTTAAATCAAACACCGTGCTCAATCTCATATGAAGAACTCTTGAACTTTTATAAAGAAAGTGGTGTGGATGCTGTTCTAACGGATTTACCTGTTGATCGCTTTAATCAAGCTGTCTCTTTAGAGAAAAAATCAATACAAACAGTAAACATTTCTCATAATCAACAGACATCACCAACCATAAAGTCGTCCAATCATCTACTGCCTACGCCTAGTATTATACAAGATAAACCTTCCACTGTAGATAGTGTAAAACATGCGAAGACACTTGATGAATTAAAATCTGTTCTTCTCGCGTTTAATGGCTGTTCATTAAAATTGACAGCAAAAAATACCTGTTTTTCAGATGGAACAGCGGGAAGTCCACTCATGCTCATAGGAGAAGCGCCAGGACGAGAAGAAGATATACAAGGTGTTCCTTTTGTTGGGAAAGCAGGAATGTTGCTCAATAAAATCCTCGCATCAATTGGTTTAACAAGAGAGAATGTTTACATCGCGAATACTATTCCTTGGCGCCCACCTGGAAATCGCACGCCAACACCAAGGGAAGTTGCATTATGCCGCCCTTTTATTGAAAAGCAAATTCATTTAGCTAAACCTCGTATTCTTGTAGCACTTGGTGGAGTTGCTACTCAGTTTCTTACGGGAGCGCAAAATGGAATTATTCGTACGCGAGGGAAATGGTTTACCTATGAAAGAGAAGATAATACCAAAATACCTGTTATGCCGACCTTTCATCCTGCTTACCTCCTTCGAACGCCCAGTCAAAAAAAACTTACATGGATGGATTTTCTAGAAGTAAAAAACCGCTTAGATAATCTCCCGTAA
- a CDS encoding hydroxymethylpyrimidine/phosphomethylpyrimidine kinase, translating to MALKPSILIVAGTDPTGGAGIIRDIETAAHFQIKANLAITCVNVQDDNHVAEIVPMHAELIIAQMRCALEANPISAIKIGMTGTRAIIAAICNVLEDYPHIPVILDPVLVASSGGKLTTEKITEIMINKLLPHVDLLTPNREELALLSQDTLASHHKQAIEQARKLLSFGPRSILIKGGHANSPLATDSFIDKTEIINISTPRSTETIRGTGCILSSAIAANLALNESMPQAIKNAKAYIHTLLLNHNRKDC from the coding sequence ATGGCGTTGAAGCCTTCTATTCTTATTGTTGCCGGAACTGATCCAACAGGAGGTGCTGGTATTATTCGTGATATAGAAACAGCTGCCCATTTTCAAATAAAAGCAAATTTAGCTATCACCTGCGTTAACGTGCAAGATGATAACCACGTTGCTGAAATTGTTCCAATGCATGCAGAACTCATTATCGCACAAATGCGCTGTGCCTTAGAAGCCAATCCAATAAGCGCAATAAAAATCGGTATGACAGGGACCCGAGCAATTATAGCAGCAATCTGTAATGTATTAGAAGACTATCCTCATATTCCAGTTATTCTTGATCCTGTACTGGTCGCCTCATCAGGAGGAAAACTAACAACAGAAAAAATCACAGAAATTATGATCAATAAACTTCTCCCTCACGTTGATCTTTTAACACCCAATAGAGAAGAACTTGCTCTTCTCAGCCAAGATACATTGGCATCTCATCATAAGCAAGCAATAGAGCAAGCAAGAAAACTGCTGTCATTTGGTCCACGCTCTATCTTGATAAAAGGCGGTCATGCAAACAGTCCCCTTGCAACGGATAGTTTCATTGATAAAACTGAAATCATAAATATTTCTACTCCCCGCTCGACGGAAACAATACGTGGAACAGGTTGCATCCTTTCAAGCGCTATTGCAGCCAATTTGGCATTGAATGAATCTATGCCTCAAGCCATAAAAAATGCAAAAGCATATATTCACACATTACTGTTAAATCACAACCGAAAAGATTGTTAA
- a CDS encoding thiamine phosphate synthase, which yields MKLDPFYLIVDNADWVERLVPLGVKLVQLRIKNKNLKIIRQHIKHAKNICDKLGVQLIINDHWEIAIDEKCNFIHLGQEDLSSADLPAIRKNGIRFGLSTHDEQELDIALSVNSDYIALGPIYPTILKEMKWKPQGLEKIKHWRKRIGALPLVGIGGLTPERAIGILTAGANSAAVVTDIILHKKPEQRVQQWLKVTKAWR from the coding sequence ATGAAACTGGACCCTTTCTACCTCATTGTTGATAATGCTGATTGGGTTGAACGTTTGGTTCCTCTTGGAGTCAAACTCGTACAACTGCGTATAAAAAATAAAAATTTAAAAATAATCCGTCAACATATCAAGCATGCAAAAAATATATGCGATAAATTGGGAGTACAATTAATCATTAATGATCATTGGGAAATAGCAATCGATGAAAAATGCAATTTTATTCATCTTGGGCAAGAAGATTTAAGCAGTGCCGATCTTCCTGCAATTCGTAAAAATGGTATAAGATTTGGTCTTAGCACACATGATGAACAAGAATTGGATATCGCACTTTCTGTTAATTCTGACTATATTGCACTTGGTCCTATTTACCCAACAATCTTAAAAGAAATGAAATGGAAGCCTCAAGGGCTAGAAAAAATCAAACACTGGAGAAAACGGATTGGTGCTTTACCTTTAGTGGGCATTGGTGGCTTAACACCAGAACGCGCTATTGGTATTTTAACTGCAGGCGCCAATAGTGCTGCTGTTGTAACGGATATTATCCTCCATAAAAAACCTGAACAACGTGTCCAACAGTGGTTAAAGGTAACAAAAGCATGGCGTTGA
- a CDS encoding thiazole synthase, whose translation MLNLYGRKFSSRLMLGTAQYPSPAILRDAICKSGTEIVTVSLRRETAGGKQGGQFWQFLTELDITVLPNTAGCYTVKEAVTTAKLARDLFKTSWIKLEIIGNPDTLQPNVFSLIEAAQILNSEGFKIFAYTTDDLIVAEKLLDVGCQVIMPWCAPIGSAKGPHNTDGLRSIRAYLPDVTLVIDAGIGRPSHATVSMELGYDAVLLNTAVAKSADPVLMAEAFSKAVQAGRMGYKAGLLEARDIAVPSTPVIGKAVFS comes from the coding sequence ATGCTGAATCTGTATGGACGTAAATTCTCTTCTCGTCTTATGTTAGGTACAGCACAATATCCCTCACCTGCAATTCTGCGTGATGCTATTTGTAAATCTGGTACAGAAATTGTAACAGTTTCATTGCGCCGTGAAACTGCAGGTGGTAAACAAGGAGGACAATTTTGGCAATTTCTTACAGAATTGGATATAACAGTGCTTCCCAATACTGCTGGTTGTTATACTGTTAAAGAAGCTGTTACAACGGCAAAACTTGCACGAGATCTCTTTAAAACGTCTTGGATTAAACTCGAAATTATTGGGAATCCTGACACCTTACAACCAAATGTTTTTTCCTTAATCGAAGCAGCACAAATTTTAAACAGTGAAGGTTTCAAAATTTTTGCCTATACAACGGATGATCTCATTGTTGCTGAAAAACTCTTAGACGTTGGATGTCAAGTCATAATGCCTTGGTGTGCTCCTATTGGATCTGCCAAAGGTCCTCATAATACCGATGGATTGCGTTCTATCCGCGCTTACCTTCCTGATGTTACTCTTGTTATTGATGCTGGCATTGGACGCCCCTCCCATGCTACTGTTTCTATGGAACTGGGGTATGATGCAGTGCTTCTTAACACCGCAGTTGCTAAATCAGCTGATCCTGTCTTAATGGCTGAAGCGTTTTCTAAAGCTGTTCAGGCAGGTCGTATGGGATATAAAGCAGGACTTCTCGAAGCGCGTGATATAGCTGTCCCCTCAACACCAGTTATTGGAAAAGCAGTCTTTTCATGA
- the thiS gene encoding sulfur carrier protein ThiS yields MQIFVNGETIQTEVSTLNLLLEELGYEGNWLAIAVNAEVVPVEARNKFFLHEGDKIEVLSPMQGG; encoded by the coding sequence ATGCAAATATTTGTTAATGGTGAAACCATTCAAACAGAAGTCAGCACCCTTAATCTCTTGCTTGAAGAATTGGGTTATGAGGGAAATTGGCTTGCTATTGCTGTTAATGCTGAAGTTGTTCCTGTAGAGGCACGAAACAAATTTTTCTTGCATGAGGGAGATAAAATTGAAGTTTTAAGCCCAATGCAAGGAGGATAA
- a CDS encoding FAD-dependent oxidoreductase, whose protein sequence is MKNILIKGAGVGGLTTAFMLQQKGFSVTISAPPSSPIGTASWYAGGMLAPYCEREIAEQIVEDLGIQAIEWWYKTLPYLLIRKGTLVVAPARDKVELERFSERTHHHRIINGEEIACLEPDLAERFNHALFYENEAHLDPRKALIALKENLIKNGACFVDIKTSETNFDIIIDATGIARLGKDKNIRGVRGEMLLVRSRDIKISRPIRLLHPRFPLYIVPRQDNIFMVGATMIESDFDGAISVRSMMELLNAAYTLHPAFAEAEIIESGVGVRPCYPDNFPSVRKHGNHISINGFYRHGFLLSPEMAKRAMKLVVE, encoded by the coding sequence TTGAAAAACATTTTGATCAAAGGTGCGGGTGTAGGGGGGCTAACAACTGCTTTTATGTTACAACAAAAAGGTTTTTCTGTTACTATATCAGCCCCTCCTTCTTCTCCTATAGGAACAGCAAGTTGGTATGCAGGAGGAATGCTAGCGCCTTACTGTGAAAGAGAAATTGCTGAACAAATCGTTGAAGATCTTGGCATACAAGCCATCGAATGGTGGTACAAAACACTCCCCTATTTGCTCATACGAAAAGGAACTTTAGTTGTCGCGCCAGCACGAGATAAGGTAGAGCTTGAACGATTTTCAGAGCGGACACATCATCATAGAATTATAAATGGTGAAGAAATAGCATGTCTTGAACCTGATCTTGCAGAACGTTTCAACCATGCGCTTTTTTATGAAAATGAAGCACATCTTGATCCTCGTAAAGCGCTTATTGCTTTAAAAGAAAACCTCATAAAAAATGGAGCATGTTTTGTTGATATCAAAACATCTGAAACAAATTTTGATATTATCATTGATGCGACAGGCATAGCGCGTTTGGGAAAAGATAAAAATATACGCGGTGTTCGTGGTGAAATGCTTCTCGTACGCAGTAGGGATATTAAAATTTCTCGCCCAATTCGCCTTCTTCATCCACGCTTTCCTCTCTACATTGTTCCTCGGCAAGATAATATTTTTATGGTTGGTGCAACAATGATTGAAAGTGATTTTGATGGAGCCATCTCGGTAAGGTCAATGATGGAACTACTTAATGCTGCCTACACGTTGCATCCTGCTTTCGCTGAAGCAGAAATTATTGAATCCGGCGTTGGTGTTCGCCCATGTTATCCTGATAACTTCCCTTCTGTACGTAAACATGGTAATCATATTTCTATTAATGGATTTTATAGACATGGTTTTCTTTTATCTCCAGAAATGGCAAAACGCGCGATGAAATTGGTAGTGGAATAA
- the thiC gene encoding phosphomethylpyrimidine synthase ThiC, with translation MQKKIPSISCSPFPASRKIYHQSSLFPDVRVPLREILLTDGSGEESLNIYDTSGPYTDKDMVIDITKGLPKIRSPWISKRADTESYSARSVKAEDNGLNYDEKSIPAFKQKRSILRAKNGKAITQMAYARAGIITEEMEYVAIRENEGLTIKNQKKVQSNITSNGSIPEIYTAEFVRNEIACGRAIIPQNINHPECEPMIIGRNFRVKINANIGNSAVTSSMAEEVDKMVWAIRWGADTVMDLSTGRNIHNIREWIIRNSPVPIGTVPLYQALEKVQGIAENLTWDIFQDTLIEQAEQGVDYFTIHAGLRLPFIHLTIDRVTGIVSRGGSIMAKWCLHHHKESFLYEHFDEICDIARTYDISLSLGDGLRPGSIADANDEAQFSELKTLGDLTKIAWSKDVQVMIEGPGHVPMHKIKENMDQQLELCHEAPFYTLGPLTTDIAPGYDHITSAIGAAMIGWFGTAMLCYVTPKEHLGLPDKNDVKTGVITYKIAAHAADLAKGFPRAQLRDNALSRARFDFRWHDQFNLSLDPDTACAFHDETMPKEAHKLVHFCSMCGPKFCSMRISHDIRDTVVKKTKDEGMLAMAERYKKDGDLYMEAIPLQKERVNS, from the coding sequence ATGCAGAAAAAGATTCCATCAATCAGTTGCAGCCCCTTTCCTGCCTCACGCAAAATTTATCACCAAAGTTCTCTTTTTCCTGATGTACGTGTTCCATTGCGTGAGATTTTATTGACCGATGGCAGTGGTGAAGAATCTTTAAATATTTATGATACTTCTGGCCCTTATACAGATAAAGATATGGTCATTGATATTACAAAAGGCTTGCCCAAAATTCGCTCGCCTTGGATCTCTAAGCGTGCTGATACTGAATCTTATTCTGCACGATCAGTTAAAGCAGAAGATAATGGGTTAAACTATGATGAAAAATCTATACCCGCCTTTAAACAAAAGCGCTCTATTCTACGCGCAAAAAATGGCAAAGCAATTACACAGATGGCATATGCACGTGCGGGTATTATCACAGAAGAAATGGAATATGTCGCTATACGAGAAAATGAAGGACTTACAATAAAAAATCAAAAGAAAGTGCAATCAAATATAACATCAAACGGATCAATACCAGAAATTTATACTGCTGAATTTGTCCGCAATGAAATTGCTTGCGGGCGCGCGATTATCCCCCAAAATATCAACCATCCAGAATGTGAGCCAATGATTATTGGACGCAATTTTCGTGTTAAAATTAACGCCAATATTGGCAATTCAGCCGTAACATCTTCTATGGCAGAGGAAGTTGATAAAATGGTTTGGGCTATTCGTTGGGGAGCAGATACAGTTATGGATCTCTCAACAGGACGGAATATTCACAATATTCGTGAGTGGATTATTCGAAATTCACCAGTTCCAATTGGGACTGTTCCTCTTTATCAAGCACTTGAAAAAGTACAAGGTATTGCTGAAAATTTAACATGGGATATTTTCCAAGATACCCTTATCGAACAAGCAGAACAGGGAGTTGATTATTTTACCATTCATGCGGGCCTAAGATTACCATTTATTCATCTCACCATTGACCGCGTAACAGGTATCGTTTCACGGGGCGGTTCTATTATGGCAAAATGGTGTCTGCATCATCACAAAGAAAGTTTTCTCTATGAACATTTTGATGAGATTTGTGATATTGCACGCACCTATGATATTTCTCTTTCGTTGGGAGATGGATTGCGCCCAGGCTCTATTGCTGATGCCAATGATGAAGCCCAATTTTCCGAGCTTAAGACTTTAGGAGATTTGACAAAAATTGCTTGGTCAAAAGACGTACAAGTTATGATTGAAGGACCTGGACATGTCCCAATGCATAAGATTAAAGAAAATATGGACCAACAATTAGAGCTCTGTCATGAAGCTCCTTTTTATACTTTAGGTCCTCTTACCACAGACATTGCTCCTGGTTATGACCATATTACATCCGCAATTGGTGCTGCTATGATTGGATGGTTTGGAACAGCTATGCTCTGTTATGTAACGCCCAAAGAACATCTTGGACTCCCTGATAAAAATGATGTAAAAACCGGAGTGATTACTTATAAAATTGCTGCCCATGCTGCTGATCTTGCTAAAGGTTTTCCTAGAGCGCAATTGCGCGATAATGCTCTTTCGCGTGCACGATTTGACTTTAGATGGCATGATCAATTTAACCTTTCTCTTGATCCAGATACAGCTTGTGCCTTTCATGATGAAACAATGCCTAAAGAAGCTCATAAATTGGTGCATTTTTGTTCCATGTGTGGACCAAAATTCTGTTCTATGCGTATTTCTCATGATATTCGTGATACAGTCGTGAAGAAAACAAAAGATGAAGGTATGCTTGCTATGGCAGAGAGGTATAAAAAAGATGGTGATCTTTATATGGAAGCCATTCCTCTGCAAAAAGAGAGAGTAAACAGTTGA
- a CDS encoding heme ABC transporter ATP-binding protein, translating to MIEATHICVQRSKKQILNHINLQAESGAFTIIIGPNGSGKSTFIKALSGEIPYCGKITLNGYDVSQTKASEMAKMRAVLPQSTVLVFPFLVHEVVELGLSINQYTIAKTKIRSLTQKALKRVGLADYTDRYYHQLSGGEQARVQLARVLCQIWEPVYHGVSRWMILDEPIASLDIQHQIVVMDIARDFARCGGGVLAVLHDLNLAAHYADKVVLLNQGKIYSEGNASTVLTTQNLRDVYHCSLVVSELPKTGVPFILPQTASCL from the coding sequence ATGATTGAAGCAACCCATATTTGCGTTCAACGCAGCAAAAAACAAATTCTTAATCATATTAACCTTCAAGCTGAAAGCGGTGCTTTTACTATCATTATTGGCCCTAATGGATCTGGAAAAAGTACTTTTATCAAAGCGTTGAGTGGTGAAATTCCCTATTGTGGGAAAATAACCTTAAATGGCTATGATGTTAGCCAAACAAAAGCTTCTGAAATGGCAAAAATGCGTGCAGTACTACCACAATCAACAGTGCTCGTCTTCCCATTCTTAGTTCATGAAGTAGTCGAACTTGGTCTTTCTATAAACCAATACACCATTGCAAAAACTAAAATACGAAGTCTTACTCAAAAAGCTTTGAAACGTGTAGGACTTGCTGATTATACTGATCGGTATTATCATCAACTTTCAGGAGGGGAACAGGCTAGAGTGCAACTTGCTCGCGTACTTTGTCAAATCTGGGAACCTGTTTATCATGGAGTTTCTCGTTGGATGATACTAGATGAACCTATTGCAAGCCTGGATATTCAACATCAAATTGTCGTTATGGATATTGCTAGAGATTTTGCCCGTTGTGGTGGTGGTGTTCTTGCTGTTCTTCATGATCTCAATCTTGCTGCACATTATGCAGATAAAGTGGTATTACTAAATCAGGGAAAAATTTATTCTGAAGGAAATGCTTCTACCGTTTTGACAACACAAAATCTGCGCGATGTTTATCATTGTTCCTTAGTTGTTTCTGAATTACCTAAAACAGGTGTTCCATTTATACTCCCTCAAACGGCATCCTGTCTATAA
- a CDS encoding FecCD family ABC transporter permease, which yields MIDETSIVYASEAKKNKKIGRAYLKKIILLSLVIFLICSIFGGLLNGPSKVSFFDFLHIMFTQDFSVSSKTREYLILVDIRIPRVFLGLLVGSSLAVSGVLMQGLFRNPLADPGIVGVSAGAGLGAVLAIVIGISFPISLAPFLEPYKVIIGAFFGGLLSTIVLYTIATHQNFTSIATMLLAGIALGALSGAVVGTLIFIANDQQLRDITFWSLGSLAGATWLKVWLVFPFICIGLLFSPFLSRALNALALGEAVAGHIGFHIQRIKNSAIFLVALMCGSAVSVSGGIGFIGIVVPHILRQLIGPDHRYLIPCSALLGAALLIFADTFARLIVAPAELPIGIVTALVGAPFFLWILIKKRGANFS from the coding sequence ATGATAGATGAGACATCCATAGTATATGCATCTGAAGCAAAAAAGAATAAAAAAATAGGCCGTGCATACTTAAAGAAAATTATATTATTGAGTCTTGTCATATTTCTCATTTGTAGCATTTTTGGTGGGCTTTTGAATGGTCCTTCAAAGGTTTCTTTTTTTGATTTTCTTCATATAATGTTTACACAAGATTTTTCAGTAAGCAGTAAAACCCGTGAGTACCTTATACTTGTCGACATTAGGATTCCCCGTGTTTTTTTAGGGTTATTGGTTGGGTCATCTTTAGCTGTCTCTGGTGTTCTCATGCAGGGACTTTTCCGAAACCCTCTTGCAGATCCTGGAATTGTAGGCGTATCAGCAGGTGCAGGTCTTGGTGCTGTTTTAGCAATTGTTATTGGTATTTCTTTTCCTATCTCATTAGCCCCTTTTTTGGAGCCTTACAAAGTTATCATAGGTGCCTTTTTTGGTGGTCTGCTATCAACAATTGTTCTTTATACAATAGCGACGCATCAGAATTTTACTTCTATTGCAACAATGCTTCTCGCGGGTATTGCCCTTGGTGCCTTAAGTGGTGCCGTTGTGGGAACACTTATTTTTATCGCAAATGATCAACAATTACGTGACATTACTTTTTGGAGTCTTGGCTCTTTAGCAGGTGCTACATGGTTGAAAGTTTGGCTTGTTTTTCCTTTTATCTGTATTGGCCTCCTTTTTTCGCCCTTTTTATCACGAGCGCTTAATGCTCTTGCTCTTGGAGAAGCTGTTGCTGGTCATATTGGTTTTCATATTCAACGAATTAAAAATAGTGCCATTTTCCTTGTTGCCCTAATGTGTGGTAGCGCAGTTTCTGTCAGTGGCGGTATTGGTTTTATTGGTATTGTTGTTCCACACATTTTACGACAATTAATTGGTCCAGATCACCGCTATCTTATTCCTTGTTCCGCTCTTTTGGGCGCGGCATTGCTTATTTTTGCTGATACATTTGCACGCTTAATTGTTGCTCCTGCGGAATTGCCAATTGGAATTGTTACAGCACTTGTTGGAGCACCTTTTTTCCTTTGGATTCTTATAAAAAAACGGGGAGCAAATTTTTCATGA
- a CDS encoding heme/hemin ABC transporter substrate-binding protein: MNARFLRRFLSVFFVVVLFSFISFFQPVIAEPTTHFSKNARIVSIGGSLTEIVYALGAQDQLVARDSTSIYPQDALKLPVLGYMRALSPEGVLSLDPEGILLVEGSGPASTIDILKKTSIPIVIVPENYSRESVIEKIRVVGKAIHREAQAAALIEKISRDFVDNDALLAKIVKPKRVLFVLSVQNDRIMASGTATAADAMIKLSGGINAISDYKGYKLLNSEALLKSNPDVILLVKHGEKSANLEKILAIPAVQATTAAKNHAVKQMDIMYLLGFGPRTADASRELINIFYGVNENDKN; this comes from the coding sequence ATGAATGCGCGTTTTTTACGTAGATTCTTAAGCGTTTTTTTTGTTGTTGTACTATTTTCTTTTATCTCCTTTTTTCAACCGGTCATTGCTGAACCTACAACGCACTTTTCTAAAAATGCACGGATTGTCTCTATTGGTGGTTCTCTTACAGAAATTGTTTATGCACTAGGAGCTCAAGATCAACTTGTGGCTCGTGATAGTACAAGTATTTACCCGCAAGATGCACTTAAACTTCCTGTACTTGGATATATGCGTGCTCTGTCACCTGAGGGGGTTTTATCACTTGATCCAGAAGGCATATTACTTGTTGAAGGAAGTGGCCCTGCTTCAACAATTGACATTCTTAAGAAAACTTCTATCCCGATCGTGATTGTACCAGAAAACTACTCTCGTGAAAGTGTAATAGAAAAGATTCGTGTTGTTGGTAAAGCTATTCATCGTGAAGCACAAGCTGCTGCATTAATTGAGAAAATAAGCCGTGATTTTGTAGATAATGATGCGCTTTTAGCAAAAATAGTAAAACCAAAGCGTGTTCTTTTTGTACTCTCTGTACAAAATGATCGCATTATGGCGTCTGGAACAGCTACCGCTGCTGATGCGATGATAAAGCTTTCAGGTGGTATCAATGCCATCAGCGATTATAAAGGATACAAGCTGTTAAATAGTGAAGCATTATTAAAGTCAAATCCTGATGTTATTTTACTTGTAAAACACGGTGAAAAATCCGCCAATCTTGAAAAAATTTTAGCTATACCAGCAGTTCAAGCAACAACTGCCGCCAAAAATCATGCCGTTAAACAGATGGATATTATGTATCTTTTAGGATTTGGTCCACGTACTGCAGACGCATCAAGAGAACTTATTAACATCTTTTATGGTGTAAATGAAAATGATAAGAATTGA
- a CDS encoding hemin-degrading factor: protein MSYTAEVILRLREEKKEMRNRDFAVSIGISEAELIAAYCTIEKAKKLKVDVATFLENAPQLGTVMALTRNEYAVHEVTGCFEKIVQSSHIPITLGEIDLRIFSKQWKFAFEYDVVILGKPTKSLQFFDQYGVSILKIYSKDTTNMDKWNELVKKLLHEDQSSILDVLPLSTPSQRNTIEFDVEQFRSRWRNMTDVHQLHEIISEFKINRHDAVKHAGDEFANKVTIESVEMMLKKVAKQEIPIMCFVGNRGCIQIFSGQVKNIKQVGPWLNVLDPKFDLHLLISGIDRVWYVRKPTRDGYVSSLEIFDKNGEMIVQFFGMRKEGQKEREDWRSILNNLPTCQEAIVA from the coding sequence ATGTCATATACAGCTGAAGTGATTCTTCGTTTACGTGAAGAAAAAAAAGAAATGCGAAACCGCGATTTTGCGGTTTCTATTGGTATCTCTGAAGCAGAACTTATTGCTGCTTATTGTACAATTGAAAAAGCAAAAAAACTAAAGGTTGATGTTGCTACTTTTTTAGAAAATGCTCCTCAGCTTGGAACGGTTATGGCGTTGACGCGCAATGAGTACGCTGTTCACGAAGTAACTGGATGTTTTGAAAAAATTGTTCAAAGCTCACATATTCCTATCACTCTCGGTGAAATCGATTTGCGTATTTTTTCAAAGCAGTGGAAATTTGCTTTTGAGTATGATGTGGTTATTCTTGGAAAACCTACGAAAAGTCTGCAATTTTTTGATCAGTATGGTGTTTCTATCTTAAAAATCTATTCTAAAGACACCACAAATATGGACAAATGGAATGAATTGGTTAAAAAATTGCTTCATGAAGACCAATCATCTATTCTTGATGTTCTTCCGCTTTCTACTCCAAGTCAACGTAATACTATAGAGTTTGATGTCGAACAATTCAGAAGCCGTTGGCGAAATATGACTGATGTGCACCAGCTTCATGAGATTATTTCTGAATTTAAAATTAATCGACATGATGCTGTAAAACATGCTGGTGATGAATTTGCTAATAAAGTGACTATAGAATCCGTTGAAATGATGCTCAAAAAAGTTGCAAAGCAAGAAATACCTATTATGTGCTTTGTTGGGAACAGAGGATGTATTCAAATTTTCAGTGGGCAAGTAAAAAATATTAAACAGGTAGGACCATGGCTTAATGTTCTTGATCCTAAATTTGATCTGCATTTACTTATTTCTGGTATTGATCGTGTATGGTATGTTCGCAAACCTACCCGTGATGGTTATGTCAGTTCGCTTGAGATTTTCGATAAAAATGGTGAGATGATTGTTCAATTCTTTGGTATGCGAAAAGAAGGACAAAAAGAGCGTGAAGATTGGCGCTCAATATTAAATAATCTGCCTACCTGTCAAGAAGCTATTGTGGCGTAG